A window from Candidatus Arthromitus sp. SFB-rat-Yit encodes these proteins:
- the yedF gene encoding sulfurtransferase-like selenium metabolism protein YedF gives MIELNLRGKNCPIPLVEMRKFINNNKNVDFKIILNNEASFTSIKKFLENNKINYSSNKTGSDFIFEVIFDGNEKLSKNNFQINNFTILVMSELFGNGENDFSKALMKSYFYALSESITLPSNIVFINSGVKLLIDENIIRNIDLLREKGVSIYYCGTCIDYYGIKDKVRTEEIINMYFIVDVLNNSDNVIRI, from the coding sequence ATGATAGAATTAAATTTAAGAGGGAAGAACTGTCCTATTCCATTAGTTGAGATGAGGAAATTCATTAATAATAATAAAAATGTAGATTTTAAGATAATACTTAATAATGAGGCATCATTTACTAGCATTAAGAAATTTCTTGAAAATAATAAGATAAACTATTCATCTAATAAAACAGGTAGTGATTTTATATTTGAGGTTATTTTTGATGGAAATGAGAAATTATCTAAAAATAATTTTCAAATAAATAATTTTACAATACTTGTTATGAGTGAACTTTTTGGAAATGGAGAAAATGATTTTTCAAAGGCACTTATGAAATCCTATTTCTATGCATTAAGCGAGAGTATAACCCTTCCGAGTAATATCGTATTTATAAATTCGGGAGTTAAACTTCTTATAGATGAAAATATAATTAGAAATATAGATTTATTAAGAGAAAAGGGAGTAAGTATATATTATTGTGGAACTTGTATAGATTATTATGGAATTAAGGATAAGGTAAGAACTGAAGAAATAATAAATATGTATTTTATAGTTGATGTATTAAATAATAGTGATAATGTTATTAGAATATAA
- a CDS encoding RusA family crossover junction endodeoxyribonuclease: MDNIVSITVLGTPISKSNFKLNSKYGRYILPNNTGNYYDRYGIYEEHIAYEIKKKYPNLIFNTSLTAILKVFYKYEKKHPDTNNITKSICDGIEKSGIILNDSQITKLFIEEFYDRENPRFELILFENHIFDIDISIKKRSIPLNKVIYTKSKSKRISQERSDIQSNNNDLICHVCENIIKTNDFVKISNSNLILCKKCLKKTI, from the coding sequence ATGGATAATATAGTTAGCATAACAGTTTTAGGTACTCCTATATCTAAATCAAATTTTAAATTAAATTCAAAATATGGAAGATACATACTTCCAAATAATACAGGAAATTATTATGATAGATACGGAATCTATGAGGAACATATAGCATATGAAATTAAAAAAAAGTATCCAAATTTAATTTTTAATACGTCTTTAACAGCAATTCTTAAAGTTTTTTACAAATATGAAAAGAAACATCCAGATACAAACAACATAACAAAGAGTATTTGTGATGGAATTGAAAAAAGCGGTATAATACTGAATGATTCTCAAATAACAAAATTATTTATAGAAGAATTTTATGATAGAGAAAACCCTAGATTTGAGCTAATTCTTTTCGAAAATCATATATTTGATATAGATATAAGTATTAAAAAAAGATCTATTCCTTTAAATAAGGTTATATATACTAAATCTAAATCTAAAAGAATATCTCAAGAAAGAAGTGATATACAATCAAATAACAATGACTTAATTTGTCATGTATGTGAAAATATAATAAAAACTAATGACTTTGTAAAAATATCAAACTCAAACTTAATTCTATGCAAAAAATGTCTTAAAAAAACAATTTAA
- the tsaD gene encoding tRNA (adenosine(37)-N6)-threonylcarbamoyltransferase complex transferase subunit TsaD — protein MKDMLVLSIETSCDETSIAVVKNGRDILSNKILSQIDIHNEFGGVVPEIASRKHLEVINMVLDEALKEANIKLDDIDLIASTYGPGLVGALLVGLQYAKGLSYALNKDFIGVNHIEGHISSCYLEHKELEPPFMSLVVSGGHTMILNVKDYGVYEKIAETRDDAIGEVFDKVARKLGLSYPGGPNIERLAKLGDEDAIKFPQSRFEDDTLDFSYSGIKSSVLNYINQCNSKGIYINKEDVCASFQKTSIDMLIKNVEKAFDKYGGKKLCIVGGVSSNNYLRNKFLSYFKDIEIYYPSKELCTDNGAMIASAAYYSFLRNGRSEYTLNASSNLKF, from the coding sequence ATGAAGGATATGCTAGTTTTATCAATAGAAACAAGTTGTGATGAAACGTCTATTGCAGTAGTTAAGAATGGAAGAGATATATTGTCAAATAAAATTTTATCTCAGATAGATATACATAATGAATTTGGTGGAGTTGTTCCTGAAATTGCATCAAGGAAGCATTTAGAAGTTATAAATATGGTTTTAGATGAAGCTTTAAAAGAGGCAAATATAAAATTAGATGATATAGATTTAATAGCTTCTACATATGGACCTGGACTTGTAGGGGCGTTATTAGTTGGACTTCAATATGCAAAAGGATTGAGTTATGCTTTAAATAAGGATTTTATTGGAGTAAATCATATAGAAGGTCATATAAGTTCTTGTTATTTGGAGCATAAGGAGTTAGAGCCTCCTTTTATGAGTTTAGTTGTATCTGGAGGACACACCATGATATTAAATGTAAAAGATTATGGAGTTTATGAAAAAATAGCTGAAACTCGTGATGATGCAATTGGGGAGGTTTTTGATAAAGTTGCAAGAAAACTTGGATTATCTTATCCAGGAGGTCCTAACATAGAGAGGCTTGCAAAACTTGGAGATGAGGATGCAATTAAATTTCCTCAAAGTAGATTTGAAGATGATACTTTGGATTTTTCATATAGTGGGATTAAATCTTCAGTACTTAATTATATAAATCAGTGTAATTCAAAGGGTATTTATATAAATAAGGAAGATGTATGTGCTTCTTTTCAAAAGACTTCTATTGATATGTTGATTAAAAATGTTGAAAAAGCTTTTGATAAATATGGTGGGAAAAAACTTTGTATTGTTGGGGGGGTTTCTTCTAATAATTATTTAAGGAATAAATTTTTAAGTTATTTTAAGGATATTGAGATATACTATCCAAGTAAAGAGTTATGTACAGATAATGGGGCAATGATTGCATCTGCTGCTTATTACTCATTTTTAAGGAATGGAAGAAGTGAATATACTCTTAATGCATCATCTAATTTAAAATTTTAG
- a CDS encoding alpha/beta hydrolase, whose product MKFIEHSNSVYKSNKKFISPKQKKIRRIILELSIFIIILTILLGILSEVIQSNNLISSLRKSHRLSGYGKYKVAYAVSGSGDNLVLFESDIGETLLEWNPIVRESISGVRMLYYDRFGYGGSEKYKEKLSIETQVDILNNLVDNTGYDGKQILVSEGYGSLIHMEYLDKYKDKVGGVIFINPTIFNYSGINGLKKIENELVSLYFRIISMLNIPKLLDKISFLNNKFIDLYRELAISRNLDNYLSRMMSRDYYNTIHSESRIMNRYLSNVDLSKFGQYDLPVIVVESESNRNPEYENMLKSHFSNLEIIYFETTENFTYNNSEYLRNLIRNVNLRLMENN is encoded by the coding sequence ATGAAGTTTATAGAGCATTCAAATTCTGTATATAAAAGCAATAAAAAATTTATAAGCCCCAAACAAAAAAAAATTAGGAGAATTATTCTAGAGCTTAGTATTTTTATTATAATATTAACTATTTTACTAGGTATTTTAAGTGAGGTTATACAGAGTAATAATCTTATTTCATCATTAAGAAAATCTCATAGGCTTAGTGGATATGGTAAATATAAAGTAGCTTACGCAGTATCTGGAAGTGGAGATAATTTAGTGTTATTTGAGTCTGATATAGGAGAAACACTTCTTGAATGGAATCCAATAGTTAGGGAATCTATAAGTGGTGTCAGAATGCTTTATTATGATAGATTTGGATATGGTGGAAGTGAAAAGTATAAAGAAAAGTTATCGATAGAAACACAGGTGGATATTTTAAATAATCTTGTGGATAATACGGGATATGATGGTAAACAAATACTTGTTAGCGAAGGATATGGTTCTCTTATACATATGGAATATTTGGATAAATATAAGGATAAAGTAGGAGGAGTTATATTTATCAATCCCACTATATTTAATTATAGTGGGATTAACGGTTTAAAGAAAATAGAGAATGAATTAGTGAGTTTATACTTTAGGATAATTTCGATGCTTAATATTCCGAAATTATTGGATAAAATTTCTTTTCTGAATAACAAATTTATAGATTTATATAGGGAATTGGCTATTTCGAGAAATTTGGATAATTATTTAAGTAGAATGATGAGTAGGGATTACTATAATACGATTCATAGTGAATCTAGAATTATGAATAGGTATTTATCAAATGTAGATTTATCTAAATTTGGTCAATATGATTTACCTGTAATAGTTGTGGAGTCAGAAAGTAATAGAAATCCTGAATATGAAAATATGCTGAAGAGTCACTTTAGTAATTTAGAGATAATATATTTTGAAACAACTGAGAATTTTACATATAATAATTCAGAGTATTTGAGAAATTTAATTAGAAATGTCAATTTAAGATTAATGGAAAATAATTAA
- a CDS encoding S1C family serine protease yields the protein MDNNFDEREYSTSSKDEKDTISEESNEIVLRSKETRKDKRSFSSSFVICLVIICFVCSSVFGSAITLYLAPKFAFFQKTPLYSQIGVSKTQYIGPTYFSEDKDVLSVTEIVKRVGPAVVGVSTKSIVNRGFFGLQQQEGIGSGFIINEEGHILTNYHVVEGVQTVKIIFYDGVETDGKVINYDELNDIALIKLTDPTVMVPATVSLGNSDELLVGESVVAIGSPLGKEFIGTTTKGIVSALDRDITIDGKTLKLLQTDTAINPGNSGGPLINSRGEVIGINTAKFDNTGTTSVEGIGFAIPINQAKQKLDELSKPILRIGIKGRVIDQSMSNNLNLPQGIYVVEVESFSNAERAGIKSGDVILKFGGRDVKTFEDINSVKVNHNAGDTIRVVVYRNGANQDIDLILNE from the coding sequence ATGGATAATAATTTTGATGAAAGAGAGTATAGTACTTCATCTAAAGATGAAAAAGATACTATTTCTGAAGAAAGTAATGAAATAGTATTAAGAAGTAAGGAAACAAGAAAAGATAAACGTAGTTTTAGTTCTAGTTTTGTTATTTGTTTAGTTATTATATGTTTTGTGTGTAGTTCTGTATTTGGGAGTGCAATTACATTATATTTAGCTCCGAAATTTGCTTTTTTTCAAAAAACGCCACTTTATAGTCAAATAGGAGTAAGCAAGACTCAGTATATTGGTCCTACATATTTTTCTGAAGATAAGGATGTATTAAGTGTAACAGAGATTGTAAAGAGAGTTGGTCCAGCAGTAGTGGGTGTTAGTACGAAATCAATTGTTAATAGAGGATTCTTTGGATTACAACAACAAGAGGGAATAGGATCTGGATTTATTATAAATGAAGAAGGACATATCTTAACAAATTATCATGTTGTTGAAGGAGTTCAAACTGTAAAAATAATATTTTATGATGGCGTAGAAACAGATGGAAAAGTTATAAATTATGATGAATTAAATGATATTGCTTTGATTAAACTTACAGATCCAACAGTTATGGTTCCAGCAACAGTTTCACTTGGAAATTCCGATGAATTATTGGTTGGAGAATCTGTTGTTGCTATAGGATCACCACTTGGAAAAGAATTTATAGGAACAACTACTAAAGGTATAGTAAGTGCACTTGATAGAGATATTACAATTGACGGTAAAACCTTAAAGTTACTTCAAACTGATACAGCAATAAACCCAGGAAATAGTGGTGGACCACTTATAAATTCAAGGGGAGAGGTTATAGGGATAAACACAGCAAAATTTGATAATACTGGAACAACAAGTGTTGAAGGAATTGGTTTTGCAATACCTATAAATCAAGCTAAACAAAAATTAGATGAATTATCGAAACCTATTTTAAGAATTGGGATTAAAGGTAGAGTTATTGATCAGAGTATGTCTAATAATTTAAATTTGCCTCAAGGAATATATGTAGTTGAAGTTGAAAGTTTTTCGAATGCAGAGAGAGCTGGTATAAAATCTGGAGATGTTATTTTAAAATTTGGTGGAAGGGATGTTAAGACATTTGAAGATATAAATAGTGTAAAAGTTAATCATAATGCAGGAGATACTATTAGGGTTGTTGTTTATAGAAATGGGGCTAATCAAGATATTGATTTGATATTAAATGAATAG